The following proteins are co-located in the Echinicola sp. 20G genome:
- a CDS encoding glycogen/starch synthase, producing MSKLRILYVASEINPFLQTSEVANFVRALPQAMQEKGMEIRILVPRFGLINERKNRLHEVVRLSGINISVGDEEKPLIIKVASIPNAKLQVYFIDNEDYFQRKSVFFDKQENFYEDNDERAIFFCKGVIETVKKLGWAPDVVHCNDWMTSLIPLYLKTTYKNEPLFKGTKSVFTIYNNGFNHKFGDDLLEKVKMVDIDDSILAPLKSKDYEGFLKIGMEYADVVIKGDEISDSLNQIIEECSKDKKCEINNEDEEEQLFESYYNIYTDLAG from the coding sequence ATGTCCAAACTTCGTATTCTCTACGTAGCAAGTGAAATCAATCCATTTCTTCAAACTTCAGAGGTCGCTAACTTCGTTAGAGCCCTGCCGCAGGCAATGCAAGAAAAAGGAATGGAAATCCGTATTCTTGTTCCGAGATTTGGTTTGATCAACGAAAGAAAGAACAGGTTGCACGAAGTAGTAAGGCTTTCAGGAATCAACATTTCTGTAGGAGATGAGGAGAAACCATTGATTATCAAGGTGGCTTCTATTCCTAATGCAAAACTTCAAGTTTATTTCATCGACAACGAAGACTATTTCCAGAGGAAAAGCGTTTTCTTTGACAAGCAAGAAAATTTCTATGAAGATAATGACGAAAGAGCCATTTTCTTCTGTAAAGGAGTGATTGAAACTGTCAAAAAACTAGGCTGGGCGCCAGATGTGGTACATTGCAATGATTGGATGACCAGTTTGATTCCTCTTTACTTGAAAACTACTTATAAGAATGAGCCGTTATTTAAAGGCACAAAATCAGTGTTCACTATTTATAATAACGGATTTAATCATAAATTTGGCGATGATTTGCTGGAGAAAGTAAAAATGGTCGATATCGATGACAGCATTTTGGCACCTCTCAAGTCCAAGGACTATGAAGGATTCCTTAAAATAGGAATGGAATATGCCGATGTGGTGATCAAAGGAGACGAAATTTCTGACAGCCTTAATCAAATCATTGAAGAGTGCTCTAAAGATAAAAAGTGTGAGATTAACAACGAAGACGAAGAAGAACAACTTTTTGAAAGTTATTACAACATCTATACAGACCTGGCAGGCTAA
- the glmS gene encoding glutamine--fructose-6-phosphate transaminase (isomerizing), which produces MCGIVAYVGKQEALPVIIKGLKRLEYRGYDSAGVALLNEAGLNVYKKKGKVSELENSLIDNPDLHSHIGIGHTRWATHGEPNDVNAHPHYSSSENFAMIHNGIIENYDVLKTDLINKGYTFHSETDSEVFINFIEDIYQNNNCSLEEAVRLALHKIVGAYAIVLMNKDEPDTLIAARKGSPLVIGVGEGEYFLASDATPIIEYTNQVVYLDDYEIAVIRDAKLQIKTIENVETHPYINQLEMELEAIEKGGFEHFMLKEISEQPRSIADCMRGRLDANGGRLILGGLRDYMNKFQNADRIIITACGTSWHAGLVAEYLFEEFARVPVEVEYASEFRYRNPVINSKDFVIAISQSGETADTLAAIELAKEKGATIFGVCNVVGSSIARATHAGSYTHAGPEIGVASTKAFTAQISVLSMMALMLGYQRGTLPESTYMQLLSELESIPAKVEKALKLNDQIEKIAAQYKDASNFLYLGRGYNFPVALEGALKLKEISYIHAEGYPAAEMKHGPIALIDEEMPVVFIATRDSSYEKVVSNIQEVKARKGKIIAVVTEGDQTVKKMADHVIEIPMAHEAFVPLISVVPLQQLSYHIAVMRGCNVDQPRNLAKSVTVE; this is translated from the coding sequence ATGTGTGGAATTGTAGCTTATGTTGGCAAGCAGGAAGCCCTGCCTGTCATCATTAAGGGCCTGAAACGCCTTGAATATCGAGGCTATGACAGCGCTGGTGTGGCCTTATTGAACGAAGCCGGCCTGAATGTTTACAAAAAAAAAGGAAAAGTTTCCGAGCTGGAAAACTCCTTGATCGACAACCCTGACCTCCATTCCCATATCGGAATAGGTCATACCAGATGGGCAACACATGGTGAACCCAATGATGTCAATGCCCACCCTCATTATTCTTCATCGGAAAACTTCGCCATGATCCACAATGGGATCATCGAAAACTACGATGTACTCAAAACAGACCTCATCAATAAAGGATACACTTTTCATAGTGAAACCGATTCTGAGGTATTTATCAACTTTATTGAAGACATTTATCAGAACAACAATTGCAGTCTGGAAGAAGCCGTAAGGTTAGCACTTCACAAGATTGTAGGGGCTTATGCTATTGTTTTGATGAACAAGGATGAACCTGATACGCTAATAGCAGCCAGAAAAGGATCTCCATTGGTCATTGGTGTGGGAGAGGGAGAATACTTTCTTGCCTCTGATGCAACACCCATCATCGAATACACCAATCAGGTAGTTTATTTGGATGATTATGAAATCGCTGTAATCCGAGATGCCAAACTACAAATCAAGACAATTGAAAATGTAGAAACCCACCCTTATATCAACCAGCTTGAAATGGAACTCGAGGCTATTGAAAAAGGAGGTTTTGAGCATTTCATGCTGAAAGAGATCAGTGAGCAACCTAGGTCCATTGCGGATTGTATGCGTGGTCGACTGGATGCTAATGGAGGGCGATTGATCCTTGGTGGATTGAGGGACTACATGAACAAATTCCAAAATGCTGACAGGATCATCATTACTGCCTGTGGCACCAGTTGGCATGCCGGTCTTGTGGCCGAGTACCTTTTTGAAGAATTCGCAAGAGTACCCGTAGAAGTAGAATATGCTTCTGAATTTCGATATAGAAATCCTGTAATCAATTCCAAAGACTTTGTAATTGCCATTTCACAGTCAGGAGAAACAGCCGATACTTTAGCCGCTATTGAGTTGGCAAAAGAAAAAGGTGCAACTATTTTTGGCGTTTGCAATGTGGTGGGATCATCCATCGCCAGGGCCACTCACGCGGGTTCCTATACCCACGCTGGACCAGAAATTGGTGTGGCTTCCACCAAAGCCTTTACAGCCCAGATTTCTGTACTTTCCATGATGGCACTTATGCTAGGGTACCAAAGAGGGACTTTGCCGGAAAGCACCTACATGCAGTTGCTTAGCGAACTGGAATCTATCCCTGCAAAAGTAGAAAAGGCTCTTAAATTAAACGATCAAATAGAAAAGATCGCCGCCCAATATAAAGACGCTAGTAACTTCTTGTATTTGGGACGTGGGTACAACTTCCCTGTTGCTTTGGAAGGAGCACTTAAATTAAAGGAAATCTCCTACATTCATGCAGAAGGGTATCCTGCTGCTGAAATGAAGCATGGCCCAATTGCCTTGATTGATGAAGAAATGCCCGTTGTATTTATTGCAACTCGGGACAGCTCTTATGAAAAAGTGGTCAGCAATATTCAAGAGGTGAAAGCCAGAAAAGGTAAAATCATCGCTGTCGTAACTGAAGGTGATCAAACTGTTAAAAAAATGGCTGATCACGTGATCGAAATTCCAATGGCGCATGAAGCTTTTGTTCCTTTGATTTCTGTAGTACCACTGCAGCAATTGTCCTACCATATCGCGGTGATGAGAGGTTGTAATGTGGATCAACCAAGAAACCTGGCCAAATCAGTGACGGTTGAATAA
- a CDS encoding DUF4270 family protein — translation MKVITTSIQTWQAKLAGILLITTSFNSSCTDPSDIGLVLDPNANQIGVFYAEIPLSASLVSVDSLKTTNPLVLVVGGDNSDYFGRTEAIGYSRMAFSTTATKPTTDAILDSARFSISISSLTAEDLDDAKSFSAHKLTEPILDTAYYSFDHLSYEEVPFASGSFMLTENSDTIVAMNLDETLAADLFSKLQNEDAVFDNIFNFRDYFPGFALKGNPDEETTINVLVGNDTGIKLYYRESEEDTVSSTFTIFTAQSRHFNGVLNDPTGTPTEVIVENDEAYDVGNLAGSKSLLGLVLRLDMEPLSNFLDTLENATFNQATLVMGPTENFADSKLPPQSLIPYFTDESNQILTRESDGALYSIQSDVSTQVVVDEDGNVLPAVSTSGTNPLLFDSEKFIYQQSLTSYVDALFRTDVQRYDLLLYPRTPSSGSTPPYSNDFVRSLREYVVNQNSIKLKIYYSKMR, via the coding sequence TTGAAAGTTATTACAACATCTATACAGACCTGGCAGGCTAAGCTTGCCGGTATCTTATTAATTACTACATCATTCAATAGTTCTTGTACCGATCCATCTGATATCGGTTTGGTACTTGATCCAAATGCTAATCAGATAGGGGTTTTCTATGCAGAAATACCCCTTTCTGCTTCTTTGGTATCTGTAGATTCCCTTAAAACCACCAACCCATTGGTGTTGGTAGTCGGAGGGGACAACAGCGACTATTTTGGAAGAACTGAAGCCATTGGCTACAGCAGGATGGCTTTTAGCACGACTGCTACTAAACCTACTACAGATGCTATTTTAGATTCAGCAAGGTTTAGTATTAGCATTTCCTCCCTCACCGCTGAAGATCTTGATGATGCTAAGTCCTTTTCTGCCCACAAGCTTACTGAGCCTATTTTGGATACGGCCTATTATAGTTTTGACCACCTATCCTATGAAGAAGTTCCGTTTGCCAGTGGTTCATTTATGCTTACAGAAAATTCTGACACCATCGTTGCCATGAATTTGGATGAAACGCTTGCTGCGGATCTTTTTAGCAAATTACAAAACGAGGATGCCGTCTTTGACAATATTTTCAATTTCAGGGATTATTTCCCAGGCTTCGCCCTGAAGGGAAATCCTGACGAAGAAACTACTATCAATGTTTTGGTAGGAAACGACACTGGAATCAAACTTTACTATAGAGAAAGTGAAGAAGATACGGTTTCCAGCACCTTTACCATTTTCACTGCTCAATCAAGGCACTTTAACGGCGTCTTAAACGACCCAACAGGAACACCTACCGAGGTTATTGTAGAAAATGATGAAGCTTATGATGTAGGTAACCTAGCAGGTAGTAAATCCCTTTTGGGACTAGTGCTGAGACTGGATATGGAGCCTTTGTCCAATTTCTTGGACACTTTGGAAAATGCTACTTTTAACCAAGCTACTTTGGTAATGGGCCCAACAGAGAATTTTGCAGACAGCAAACTTCCTCCACAAAGTTTAATTCCTTATTTTACAGACGAAAGTAATCAAATTTTGACCAGAGAATCAGATGGAGCACTTTATTCAATTCAATCTGATGTATCCACTCAGGTCGTAGTTGATGAAGATGGAAATGTGCTTCCAGCTGTTTCTACTTCAGGAACGAATCCTTTACTGTTTGATTCCGAAAAATTCATCTACCAACAATCCCTAACAAGCTATGTAGATGCGCTTTTCAGAACAGATGTACAAAGGTATGACTTGTTATTGTACCCTAGAACACCCTCTAGCGGCAGCACTCCTCCTTATTCGAACGACTTTGTTCGTTCATTGAGAGAGTATGTTGTAAATCAAAATTCTATCAAACTTAAAATTTACTATTCAAAAATGCGATAG
- the panC gene encoding pantoate--beta-alanine ligase: protein MKILHTKNEINSKLFEHRNASKSIGLVPTMGALHEGHLSLVHKAKGHADVVVVSIFVNPTQFNNPEDLEKYPRTVSEDLKMLEISGVDYVFLPSVEEMYPQPSKLKFDFGDLETILEGAFRPGHFNGVGVVVSKLFHIIKPDYAYFGQKDLQQVAIIRRMVEDLSFDVNLEIVPTVREEDGLAMSSRNRRLNSEARKLSVMLYESLVWAKNELFAGRPWLEVQEKISHKFNEEPLAKLEYFELVKTNSLELVSGIDLGSQLSTNEFSICTAVYIGDVRLIDNLPI from the coding sequence GTGAAAATTCTCCATACCAAAAACGAAATAAATTCAAAGCTGTTTGAGCACAGAAATGCTTCGAAGTCAATAGGTTTGGTGCCTACTATGGGGGCTTTGCATGAGGGGCATTTGAGCTTGGTGCATAAGGCCAAAGGTCATGCTGACGTGGTGGTGGTGTCCATCTTCGTCAATCCTACCCAATTTAACAATCCTGAGGATTTGGAGAAGTATCCAAGGACGGTTAGCGAAGATTTGAAGATGTTGGAAATCAGTGGAGTTGACTATGTGTTTCTTCCTTCCGTGGAGGAAATGTACCCGCAGCCCTCCAAGTTAAAGTTCGATTTTGGAGATTTGGAAACTATCCTGGAAGGAGCGTTCAGACCTGGACATTTTAATGGTGTCGGTGTGGTGGTCTCAAAACTGTTTCATATTATCAAGCCAGATTATGCCTACTTCGGTCAAAAGGACTTACAACAAGTAGCCATTATCAGAAGGATGGTGGAAGATTTGTCTTTTGATGTGAATTTGGAAATAGTACCGACCGTTAGAGAAGAGGATGGATTGGCGATGTCTTCCAGAAATAGGCGGCTTAATTCAGAAGCAAGGAAATTGTCTGTAATGCTCTATGAATCTTTAGTTTGGGCCAAGAATGAACTTTTTGCAGGTCGTCCTTGGTTGGAGGTACAGGAAAAAATATCACACAAATTTAATGAGGAGCCACTGGCAAAGCTTGAATACTTCGAATTGGTGAAGACAAATAGCCTTGAATTGGTCTCTGGCATTGATTTGGGTAGTCAGTTGAGCACCAATGAATTCTCCATTTGCACTGCTGTGTATATTGGAGATGTGAGGTTGATCGACAACTTACCAATATAA
- a CDS encoding T9SS type A sorting domain-containing protein → MIFLSKLFFLDDFYPRRIYKIISVIFTPLWILSMEAFAQSVGAYRSIASGDFDQIGIWEVYDGALWNAASIKPDENHDVYIEFGHKVTLQQNESVHSLFLNAQTSTGEKLDINDFQLEVYGSLNAFSGSAPGIAGGAWNTIDWIGSSVGSELVFKGDSRVIIPAGAWSGFTTRSRYSVIFDPNSDAMLTIQEPIKANRFVIKSGKVIQEGIPGVDCATFSFNNDPSVTGAYGELTIESGGTLETDCGEEIIMRSVAGLVPALLFDLEEGASLVLNANDPEINAVSINFAGTVIYNSNSSTQHFVTSSIASSAIPESYQHIVFDGNASKELPNHLEVTGNITRSGGGAIVDNNTDLSLTGTTDQNVSGFALDVTNLDLNKSLGVLEVDHDLNVKSTLTMTSGELNFNGKNLSINTTGLGGLVYLDGFWSNLNLLEYNNLPNVLTTSNATFPFVDKYEGGVRTLEITGMHTALSSGLNITYQQLPGVDHSANFLDSDGTLVLYQLNSYFSFSGLSADNSDLILRISADDLIVDNVDDLRVVADHQAAEGDHLSGGTSGGQLWARREVSLSELNGNDFTIGSYRVATILPITWMNYGVKAHGKYNLVEWTISGDEKLSKYHIYRSEDNVDNFSKLESISANDFVGGTGVYQFLDQLLNGTGHYYYQIGAVDKWGKEAFSPVFGLQRSDLLKGEFHVFPNPYLAGNINFDLPIYEPNSVMTLIIKDAQGIEIAQYSGKIDQITDSFVEKLKSLRKGFYIISCVVENEVFTEKWIKQ, encoded by the coding sequence ATGATTTTTTTATCTAAGCTGTTTTTTTTGGATGACTTTTATCCAAGACGAATTTACAAGATAATATCCGTAATTTTTACCCCGCTTTGGATATTATCAATGGAGGCTTTTGCCCAGTCTGTGGGAGCTTACAGAAGCATTGCAAGCGGTGATTTTGATCAAATTGGTATTTGGGAGGTTTATGATGGTGCTTTGTGGAATGCTGCCAGCATCAAACCAGATGAAAACCATGATGTGTACATAGAGTTTGGTCATAAGGTTACGCTTCAACAAAACGAATCAGTGCATTCTTTATTTTTGAATGCCCAGACAAGTACCGGTGAGAAGTTGGATATCAATGACTTCCAATTGGAGGTTTATGGAAGCCTTAATGCCTTTTCAGGATCAGCTCCCGGAATTGCAGGTGGGGCTTGGAACACCATCGATTGGATTGGGAGTAGTGTAGGTAGTGAGTTGGTCTTTAAGGGAGATTCAAGAGTAATTATTCCAGCTGGGGCTTGGAGCGGATTTACTACCAGAAGCAGGTATTCAGTAATTTTTGATCCAAACTCAGATGCTATGCTAACTATTCAGGAACCTATTAAAGCAAATAGGTTTGTGATCAAGTCAGGAAAGGTGATTCAAGAAGGGATTCCCGGAGTGGATTGTGCTACCTTCTCCTTTAATAATGATCCCTCAGTAACGGGAGCCTATGGTGAGTTAACCATCGAATCTGGGGGGACTTTGGAAACTGACTGTGGGGAGGAGATCATCATGAGATCAGTTGCAGGTTTGGTGCCTGCTTTGCTTTTTGATTTAGAGGAAGGAGCTAGTTTGGTTCTTAATGCCAATGATCCAGAGATCAATGCGGTCTCAATTAATTTTGCTGGAACAGTCATCTATAACTCCAATTCAAGTACCCAGCACTTTGTCACCTCAAGCATAGCCAGCTCGGCCATTCCGGAAAGTTATCAACATATTGTTTTTGATGGAAATGCATCGAAAGAATTGCCTAATCATCTTGAGGTCACTGGAAATATAACTCGTTCTGGTGGAGGTGCGATTGTGGATAACAATACTGATTTGTCCTTAACGGGAACTACAGATCAGAATGTTTCAGGTTTTGCTCTAGACGTGACCAATTTGGATTTGAATAAGAGTTTAGGCGTGTTAGAGGTGGATCATGACTTAAATGTTAAATCTACCTTGACGATGACCTCAGGAGAATTGAATTTTAATGGAAAAAATCTTTCTATTAACACTACTGGTTTGGGAGGATTGGTTTATTTGGATGGTTTTTGGTCCAATCTCAACCTACTTGAGTATAATAACCTTCCAAATGTTTTAACAACGTCCAATGCCACCTTTCCCTTTGTGGATAAGTATGAGGGTGGTGTGAGGACTTTAGAAATAACAGGCATGCATACTGCCTTATCTTCAGGTCTTAACATCACTTACCAACAGCTTCCCGGAGTTGATCATTCTGCCAATTTTTTGGATAGTGATGGGACTTTAGTTTTGTACCAGCTAAACAGTTATTTTTCCTTTTCGGGTTTATCAGCAGATAACAGTGATTTGATCTTAAGGATTTCTGCTGATGATTTAATTGTGGATAATGTAGATGATTTAAGGGTTGTTGCAGATCATCAAGCTGCGGAAGGAGACCATTTGTCAGGTGGAACAAGTGGGGGTCAATTGTGGGCAAGAAGAGAAGTTTCCTTATCAGAGTTAAATGGGAATGATTTTACGATAGGGAGTTACAGAGTGGCGACAATCCTTCCCATCACCTGGATGAATTATGGTGTGAAAGCCCATGGAAAGTATAACCTAGTTGAATGGACGATTAGCGGTGATGAAAAATTAAGCAAATACCATATTTATCGATCTGAAGATAATGTGGATAACTTTAGTAAACTGGAAAGTATATCTGCTAATGATTTTGTTGGAGGTACAGGAGTGTATCAGTTTTTGGACCAGCTTCTTAATGGGACTGGGCATTACTACTATCAAATTGGAGCGGTGGATAAGTGGGGCAAGGAGGCTTTTAGTCCCGTCTTTGGCTTACAGAGAAGTGATCTCCTCAAAGGGGAATTTCATGTTTTTCCCAATCCCTACTTGGCTGGAAATATTAATTTTGATCTTCCAATTTATGAGCCCAACAGCGTAATGACTTTGATCATCAAAGATGCTCAAGGAATTGAAATCGCTCAATATTCAGGCAAAATTGATCAGATAACTGACTCTTTTGTGGAAAAGTTGAAATCACTGAGAAAAGGATTTTACATCATTTCATGTGTAGTAGAAAACGAAGTGTTTACAGAAAAATGGATCAAGCAATAA
- the panD gene encoding aspartate 1-decarboxylase, with amino-acid sequence MQIQLLKSKIHRVKITQAELHYVGSITIDEDLMDAANLIENEKVQIVNINNGERLETYVIKGERGSGKVCLNGPAARKAQVGDVVIIISYASMDFEEAKSYKPVVIFPDDSNKLI; translated from the coding sequence ATGCAAATTCAGTTATTAAAATCAAAGATCCACAGGGTTAAAATTACCCAAGCGGAGCTTCATTATGTAGGCAGTATTACGATCGATGAGGACCTTATGGACGCAGCAAACCTCATAGAAAACGAAAAGGTACAGATTGTCAACATCAATAATGGCGAGCGTTTGGAAACTTATGTGATCAAAGGAGAGCGAGGCAGTGGAAAGGTTTGTCTGAATGGTCCAGCTGCACGTAAAGCGCAAGTTGGTGATGTAGTGATCATTATATCTTATGCAAGTATGGATTTTGAAGAAGCAAAGTCCTACAAGCCGGTAGTCATATTTCCAGATGATTCTAATAAATTGATCTAA